The Mustela nigripes isolate SB6536 chromosome 4, MUSNIG.SB6536, whole genome shotgun sequence genome includes a window with the following:
- the NDUFB2 gene encoding NADH dehydrogenase [ubiquinone] 1 beta subcomplex subunit 2, mitochondrial — MRAGMSALTRLAPFVRAGGRLFRGPGSRAAGGSGVRHAGGGVHIEPRYRQFPQLTKSQVIQAEIFSGTMWFWILWRFWHDSDAVLGHFAYPDPSQWTDEELGILPDDED; from the exons ATGCGGGCTGGCATGTCGGCTCTGACGCGCCTGGCGCCTTTCGTTCGCGCTGGAGGCCGGTTGTTCCGAGGCCCCGGCTCGCGGGCGGCTGGAGGCAGTGGAGTTCGTCA TGCCGGTGGTGGTGTGCATATCGAGCCACGGTATAGACAGTTTCCCCAGCTCACCAAGTCCCAGGTGATCCAGGCCGAGATATTCAGTGGGACCATGTGGTTCTGGATTCTCTGGCGTTTTTGGCATGACTCAGATGCTGTGCTG GGTCACTTTGCGTATCCAGATCCTTCCCAGTGGACAGATGAAGAACTGGGTATCCTCCCTGATGATGAAGACTGA